The Malus sylvestris chromosome 14, drMalSylv7.2, whole genome shotgun sequence genome segment cggagtgtaaagtttatcctcctgtcttggagagctgacccatataggtgttggggaattggtttaccctctcgcactggagagcaattagttgaccctctcgcactggagagcatggttggtccctcgaagggcgcaattcctgcgatgagtccctaagaagggcgcaatCTTCTTTTAAAATGCAAgaatgatcagttgttgtaagcatgcaatCGAGCCAAGTTATGAtcacttctgaattcctcattgaaaaacgagtgaaacgaacgagaacttagttgtaaggtaggaactgtataacaactggatagttcTCGGCTTGTGAGGTGTtgcccgtcgagcttattgagtcttctggctttgatgtagtgggaggtcacacatggcacctcttcagattgtaggcactccactgcttttcgatcttttttttgttgtgtaattactcttgctgCCTACTCTGCTAATCTTATACAGACCTTCCCGGATGAAATTCATCTTTTTTTAGCCTTCTCTgctggcagtgatgaaggcttttcttaggactagatctctaggctggaactgccggatcttggcccttttgttgtggCTGGAAAGGAACTGATGCTGGTAAGCTGCGATGCGAATAATAGTCTGCTCGCacttctcctctgccagatttaagcttgtggccatctcctttcggttgctcgtcttttgctggtgcgatatgcccatagatatctagggagttcgtctggccattttcttttcttactggtaggggatttcttgtggcagtcgaggatcatctTGGTGGATACTTTAGCCCGCCTATTGCTTTGAGAGTATCTTGGCGTAGAcatatgctgcttgatgccatatttttggaagaacttcgccaaatctttacCTACGAATTACGGGCCGTTGTTGGTGACAATGGATTAAGAGATGCCAAATcggtaaatgatgttcctccatatgaagcgctctatgtccgtctaaatcgtggtcgtcatgggctctgcttctacctatttggtgaagtagtcggttgccatgATCATTATGTCTTTGCTcctagtagtctggctggtgattagttgggaattggaatgaattgaaagcttttcaccaccaagtcttttgtcattcgaatGCCTGTTAGtggggcttcgtactctgcttcgttgttagatgctttgaaaccTAAAATGATCGTCTGCTCGGGCATCGAACCGCCTGGGGTGACAAAAACCACGTCTGTTCCTTAACCTTCGTAGTTGGATGCActgtcgacatgcaaatgccagaagtctccatcaaGTAGAGCAGGTGCGGCTGAAGTGTGCTCAGCTACCTTCGGGGCGTCATTGGGCCGCCCTGTTACGTTGTCAAGGCTAGGCATGAAGGCGCGGTAGGGAGCCATGGAACTGGGGCTATGTGACATGtggcaggagatgctcaactgccagtattgggccactctagagctgaATAAGGGAGCAAGGGTCGATAGGGCCGTGTGACGCGCATCAGGAGGTAGTGCTCAACTGCCAATACATGTTGCTCTTATGTAGAATCTTATGgggcgacgaggacaaaacttacTTCTAAGTGTTCCTTCCattgttcgtctgcccttggcgtgtcttttgggccaagttgttgcgttcgtcagaataCTTTGCATCCGCcaaggtctacgcctttattgtCGCGCGTTTGGATTCGGTGGAATAATACGACATGATGATAACTgcgtgcgtttgaaggtaaaacttgagctttcAGGTTACAAAAACTATTTCCAAAGTtaacttttgaatttctaatagcatcgatgagagcttttgaactgtagaatacagtacataatacaggtagtcgggcccctagctcttctcgcatgattaTAGAGCTTATTACTGCTCTAGATACCATCAAACACATGAATAAGTCCTCCACTGCTTCCGGTTTGGATAGTATGGAGGTGacgtcgggtacttcttcaagtctttgaatgtgcattggcgagcctcgtcccaaagtgcatgcttctctgccagagcgaaagagtctgccagagttagattttctttcatgatcaatttttcgaatagTGGGTGGTATACTAGAAggcctttttggaaggctgcccTAGCTATTAAGTCATACCATCCGACTATCCTTGCCTTCTCTGCTTTAAATCTCCTCACATAGTCACGAAGTGACTCTTTTGGGTTCTTTTTGAAGTCAAACAAATAGTCGAACTTCTTTTTTATCGAAcaataggatgaatattctttggtgaaaaccaaagaaagttcgtagaaattccgaatggattgtggcggtagggtgtagaaccaatcttgcgcctgccttgtagagtggtggcgaatatcttgcacatgagatcatcattgtttcgataaaggatcattgcacttCGGTAGTGTTTTaagtctctccgggtcttcatcccttttgaaagatgtgaaatgtggcatgctgaacttgcatgaaggctctgcctgctcgatctcgtccatgaagggtgacctgcttatgttggtcatgttccgtcgtagtgcctcgtcggtgacctcgttgcattGGAAATCGTGCAAttgcttggtcaagagtctctctacttcttcctgaatttgtctttgttggggtagcagagctctcggctgcccccagccatgacttgctggtctaggctgctcttccatgtgtttggctcgtctatgccgcggatgcagtgcatgtggtgcattcctagcaggcgagtgAGTTCTTCGCAAGCTGCTGGTTGAAATtaagctggattgagtgactgcttatCTCCGTCcatcgtgctgcctactccgatgtgaggtggaggatgctccttgcgggcttagccgcgaatgaacactttgcccAGAAGGTTGCTcgtgttgactatcggagtgtgaccccaaccatgaatgtatgctcatccgtgggcctagtcgagagtgcacgctcctccgcgtgctaagacgggagtatacaaTATCTCGGGGGCCTAATcaggaatgtacactgcccgaacgctcggttcgtggctggtcgagtggctactTTTGTCTGCCCTTGTCATACTTcaggatacctcgtccggggcacgttggatcccggtgcattgcaaaagttgattcaccaaggttgtctgttgtgcaagggcgctcgtcaactctatgacttgtcgagacaagtgttattcaccatttggattggaagagcttggaaggaatgtgcctccttgggcagtggaagggtggtagactccgagcatgagatttgagttgggaaatgtcaaatccgcaaaaaaatgtggtgagaatgcccccggctcaatggtaggtccggatggttaagatagtcttgggctgacttgggctgcttggaaagccacaggagcaggctgggccacgagagcaagctgggccacgagaacaggctgggccgtgagagtgggctactcgacgggagcaggctgggccacaggagTAAGCTGCTCATCGGGAGCAGGTTGCTCGGCataagcaggctgggccacgggaatgggctgctcgacggaagcaggctgctcAGTAGTGATGCATgggaatgcgaggcttgggctcgagcccgtgcaaacttggatggcacggcttgggccaTGGTGGAACCTTGTAGTGGTGGTACCACTCCGCCTATGACCACATTTAGTCTCGTGGATCGTCGCGGTCCCATTTCTTaagtattagaattttcacttgtggaattttctaaatttctagccattatatttttcttatacattttatcaaagaacctttgcaaataaaaaattctaataataatcACGTatgaaaaaatattcaaatggactagaaaatagagaaaaacatttttatgcgagagtcttctacgagtatggatctcaactctcaatgaaagcaccaatttgtggatgcaaatttcttcctccttgatcttggacaattttgcacctacaaaacaattaacaccttaggttaaggccaagagcctcacgcgcccacgatgaatgggggggcttggccaaagaaccttcgatgccaaagttagaatttagagagaaatagtgtttagagaattttgggatttttgccaaaatgttggaatgaatttttggtgaaaataggagcctatttataggattaGGCTTGTCTCTTTTCCCTCAAGGTGTGGCCGGCCTTGAAGGGATTTTATGGTTatgattttggtttaattagtcaatttattggctaattaaaccctagagaataaattggtggttataaaattgattatttgtataaatggggtaataaattggagaaaaatgaaaaaggttAGAAAGAAAgggaggtggccggccattGCCTATTTTTAGGGTTGAATGGATATATTTTGGTGGTTAATTTGGATGATTTAATTgatatttaatggattaattgggtaattaatccattaattaaccaattaacatTATTTTGGAGGTTACCTTGCTAAAAGGGATTAGATAGACTTTGAATTGTTTACCtcttttttggagcattttttactTGCTTGAGGATGATTGCTTgaggatgattgcccgctgctcacGCGTAAGAATcccagtatgcctcaagggtatttttgtcctcttttgtccaaaaattcatgtatcgcctagtgaatatttttggctccacaacttTAACTCACAATGACTTTCCTTCTTACTAGGAAGGTGGGAAGGATTGTCTTACTCAGATGCCAAAATTCTGATTGATGATTAATTAGCTGTATTTAACATGCCCTAATCCAAATCATGATTGAAGCAAAGCACATGTCCGTTAATGGTAAGCACAAGTTACACAACCAATAAAGAATGCTTGGAATGTATCAATATGTTTCAATTACTACAGAATCAAGGATCTCCATCTTCACAAACTCAATTTGCACTCTCGAAAAATAAGGAGAAACAAGAAAAACGAAAATCTGTTTCGTTCGAAACACTCACAAGCTCAGAAAAAAGCTAAACTGTTCGTTACTCGTATGCCAAGGTTTTCCCATTTTTCGAGgtgattttttgaatttttttttatcaatttctTGTTGTAAGAATTCGGAATTCTGTGAGTTGAAGCGGTATGTCTGGTTGCAGCTGAGAAGTGAGGGCTCAAAGGAGAATGGAGAAGGTTTTGGAAGAGgcagagaggaagaggaacaCACCGGTGGAGATTGGCATTAATGGTGGAAATGGCGGTAAGGATGTCTATTTATTAAGCTCTGCTGCTCTGATAACAAAGATCAAAATCATACAACGTCAAATGGACAGTAAAAAAAGGAACACAATTTCACTTCTTTATGGGCGTTTCAGCAAAAACATAGAAAGAAAGAATCAGGATCGAAGGAAGCTAACTATCACACGGAGAATCGAAATAGGATCCAATTCAAGATGGAAAGAGGAcgactttgtttctttttcaggAAGAAATAACATACCAGACAATCTTTCTTGATATTTCTTCTGTTCTCTGGCCCCCCTCTATTTGTTCCCATCCAAATGGACTTAAACCAACCAATCCATCCaatgaatgaattgaagatatGAAGCTGTAAGACCAAACAATTCTGTGTAGCAGCTTTTTAAGCTCTAATCGACAATTTGAAGATCGTCACACTTAGTGAGTACTATGCAATCATAAACTTTAGGTAAGTATGAAGTGATCACTCATGTGCAACCATTCAATTTTTCAGGAACAAAAGCGATAAACCACATAAAAAGATGGGTTTAGGGTGTGCGACTCATGTACATAATAGTATATTCCTACAGAAAATCTAAACCCCTATCATAGatagaaataagaatgaaaagaaaacaaatcactAGTGTGGAATCAAGTAGAGTAGAATTTCAGTAATACTTAGGGCcagtttgataactatttcgtgCTTAGGTTTTGGTTTTCACTATTTGTGCTTGAGATACGAAAAAGTGTGTGGAAAaaaggagatgaagaagggTGATGGAGAGAGGGGAAGAAATAAGGAAGAAcgaatgaaaacaaaatcttgaaagttaaaccaacttaaaatattttttggttttcagttttcatgTTGTGTTCCTTTCCTTCAACATTTCTTCTACATCTCTCCCACCTTCCTTCATCCGCTCTTCTGTCATCCTTCATTTCCTTACATATTTCCTCACTATCACAAAAACAAGAATTTAAAACCAACAAatgaaaacgaaatggttatcaaacggaaAAGGCATTGGAATTGAAAGCAGTGCAGGGTGcaggcacacacacacacatttatgAACTGAAAGCAAACAATGAAACAAACCTGCGAGTAATGCAGGTGCTTAAATTAACAGCAGTGAATGAGGGAATTGTGCATACATGAACTTGTGCTTAAAGCAATTTTTCTGCCATCATTTTCCCTCAAATTGAAAGCCAAGTTCCTGAAGACTTAATTTCCCTCAAAAGATATCCAAAAGTTGAGGCACGCTTTCTTGATAGCGAGTCACAAACTTACTTATAAAGCGACTATCAACGGTAATCAACAATGATGATATGGAATACTTTTTCTTCAGCAAGCCCTTCACCAACAAGACTCTAATGATAGAACACCTTGGAATGACCCTCCGCTCCAGACTAAGCGATAGAAAGTCGGGATATCTGGCGAGATATGCAAGCTGCCAACCCTTCTTGTTTACAAGAAAATCCATTTTACTTCTTATATTCTTCTCTGACAGATACATACAAGTGGGTTTCTTTCTAAAAGCCAACATGATCTCCTCTTCGATCCAGCCACAGCTCTTGTAAACCTCCAATTTGTGCACCCATGTCGATTTGGTGATTGTTGCAATCACGTGGAGTCCATTAACAAATGCTAACGTCTTAGGCTTGAATCCCATACCGACGACCTTCTCCACATCTTTGTTAAAGTCATCAGGTTTTTGACACACGACTCCGAGGTGACAGCTCAGTAATACAGAAATAGAGGGTTACGGCACTTCAAGTGCTCTCAGAACTGAGAGATTTTGAGCAATATTACTTTGCACCCTATCACTCAAAACTCCCCACGAGCGTGTTATAAGGTTCATAACTTTTTCATCACTGAGGAGTTCTTTTTTGAAGAGATTAAAACCAGGAACTAGAGCATTCTTCAAGCTGGTAGTCAAGAAAATAGGGTTCCTACAGATGGCAAGAGCAATGCTCGCGCCTGAAAGGCCTAGAGAACGCAAAAACTCAAGTTTTGGCAAAAGGATCTTCTCAGGGTCGGCTAAAAGCAGCCTTGGGACTTTACTAACAAGTTTGGAGATTTCGGAATTAGCGAATCCATGGTCTCTGAGAAGACCAAGGACAGAATATGGTCTCTCTGTGGTTTCGAAGCTTACTTTCTCAGACAATGTGAGAGCCTTTTCTGCGGAAAATCCACATGAATTAACGAGATATAACACTGTAATAGAGCCTTCACATTCTTGTGCTTCATCTAATCCAGATTCTAACAACGGTTCTGATGATAATGATCTGCTAAAATGTGGTGGACTatgaagaaaaacaaacaacaacaccAAAAGGTAATTCAGAACTCACACATTTCTGCAATTTAAGACGACGAATTCTAGGGTTTTACATTAGAAACCAATCATTCAATCATAACCACAGGAAGCAATGAAAAGCAAAAGTTGCGGTGGGAATTGAAACTTACTGGAGAGAAGTAGCATAACGAACCTCCTGCCAAGCTCTTACAAAATTTGATGCTTCTGAAGCTGCAGCTGCAATTTTACTCATTCTTCAATACTTCCCAACGGCAGTCTCCTCACCGTTACTCCTGCTACTACAACTTCATTAGGGTGTTTGCGCTGCAAACCAAGAAGAAGTAGATCATAGACAGAGATCTTAGAGAGAGAAGTCAAGAGAGAAatgtatagagagagaaagatatttcttatttctttgcttaaTATCTAAGATATTACAATAGGAGAGTATTTATCCTTGAACCTTCTTATAGTTGCATATTTTTAACAACTATAACTAACTCTCTTAATATGATTACAAGTGTTACAATCCTATTTGTACATTATCTCTATCATCCCCCCCCCCTCAAACTCATGGATGGGAGAATAACCAAGCATGAGGTTGCTACAATGAGTTCGAAAGAGTGGTGCACTAGACCTTTGGTAAGGATGTCTGCAAACTACTCTCGAGAAGATACAAACTGGACGAGTAACTTCTTTTTAGCAACCCTTTCACAAACAAAATGACATCAAATTAAACGAAAGAGCAATTGCAAACAAGTTATCACAGAAAAGCACAGGAGCACAAGACATTTGAATTTTCAGGAATGTAAGAAGTTGTTGAATCCAATCAAGTTCAGCAGTAGTAGAGGACATGGCTCGATATTCTGCTTCAGTGGACGATCGAGGGACTGTTTGTTGTTTCTTAGAAGATCATGAGATTGGATTTGATCCCAAGAAAACAATTAACCCGGTTGTAGATCGTCTGTCATTAGGATCACCAGCCCAGTCGGCATCACTAAAAGCTTTTAAACCAACTTCACCAGCAGCATAAGTAATACCATAAGACAATGTTCCTTTCAAATAACGCAGAATGCGTTTGACAGCAGTGTAGTGAGAGACCATAGATTGTTGCATAAATTGGGACACTTGATTTACTGAGAATGCAATGTCTAGGCAAGTGAAAGTTAGGTAATGCAGAGCACCAACTATACTTCTATATGTACCAGTGTCTGAAAATGGAACCCTATAATCCTTCAGCAATCGATTATAAGGTAAACATGGAGTGTCACAAGGTTTGCAATCACTCATTTCTGTCTTGTGCAACAAGTCTTAAATGTACTTGGTCTGTGATAAAAACAACCCATTGGTTATGCAAGATATTTGAATGCCCAAAAAATAATGAAGTGTACCCAAATCCTTGATATCAAACTCAGTAGCAAGAGAATGAATTACTTGTTTTATAGCAACTGTAGCATTCCCAATTAAgattatgtcatcaacataaaggaGTAAGATCATTATCTCAAAACCAACATGTTTCACAAATAGAGATGAATCTGAATATGTTGTGTGGAACCCAAGAGAAGGAAGGAATGTTGTGAATCTCTCATTCCAAGCCCTTAGGgcttgcttcaagccatacaaAGATTTATGTAACTTGTAAACAAAATGAGGATGCATAGGGTCTGCAAATCCAGGTGGTTGCGCCATGTAAACTTCTTCCTGCAGGATGCCATGCAAAActgcatttttcacatcaagttgCCTTAAAGACCAATGAAACTGAGTAGCTAAGGCCAAGACTAGTCTCACTGTGGTAGGCTTAACCACTGGACTGAATGTCTCTCCATAGTCCAATCATTCTTCTTGACTGAATCCCTTTGCAACTAATCGAGCTTTGTGTCTTGCAATAGAACCATCAGAATTCTTCTTGATTTTAAAGATCCATTTACATCCTACTAGGTTTTTCTGAGATGGAAGAGATATAAGAGACCAAGTATCTTGAGAATGAAGGGCATCAATCTCTTCCTTCATAGTAGTCAACCACACAGATGATTTTATAGCAGACTTATATGTAACCGGTTCAATGAGAGACATATCAACTTTTCCAGATGTCTCTAAAGCACTCAAGAAAGCCTTGTGTTTGACTATACCATTCTTACTCCTAGTCTGCATAGGATGCATATTCAATGGTGCAATGAGTAACACCACTTGTAAACTATCTGGACTAAACTCAGGATCCACATGGAGTTAAACAGTATCACTTGTTGTAGCAGTAATGGATGGAGAAGTAGGTGATGAGGAAAATGAGGGTGATGCAACCATGTTTGGAGAATGAACAACTGGACTAGAGACAGAGACACTAAAGTCGAGGATTGGAATAACAAatggagagattggagaatGAGCCTGAGGAATAGGCACCACCAAAATATTATGATTATTAGAAACTGGTGTGAGAGATGAATGTTGAAAAAAGATATGTGAAGTACTGGTTTGTTTGGACAATTGGAAAAGACTGAGATAAAGAAACTCAGTCTCATTAAAGAGAGCATGTCTGgagacaaaaaaaatttcttttgacACCTCATAACAGATATAACCCTTATATTTGGAAGTATACCCCAGAAAAACACACTTGGTTGTCTTAGCTTGAAGTTTGGATGTGTTGTAGGGTCTAAGTAAAGGATAACAAGAACAACCAAATACTCTTAGATGAGTAATGATAAAATTATGTCCATACAATGCTTGAAAAGGAGATTGATTTTGTAAGACTAGTGTTGGCATCCTATTGATTAAGTAAATCGTTGTTTGACAAGCAAAGGTCCAGAATTAAGAAGGAAGGTTGGCATATTGTAACAATGTGAGAGTAGTTTCAATGATATGTCTATGTTTCCTCTCAGCTAACCCATTTTGTTCAAGTGTATAGGGACAAGATTTATGATATACAATACCTTTAGATTGCAGAAAGGTTTGTAACTTATTACTAATGTACtcacctcccccccccccaatcaGTTTGTAGTATTTTCACAGAAGTAGAGAACTAAGTGGAGACAAATGCACAGAATGTAACAAACACATCATTGAAATCAGATTTATTGTATAAGGGAAAcaaccaacaa includes the following:
- the LOC126600807 gene encoding transcription termination factor MTEF1, chloroplastic-like, with amino-acid sequence MSKIAAAASEASNFVRAWQEVRYATSLHPPHFSRSLSSEPLLESGLDEAQECEGSITVLYLVNSCGFSAEKALTLSEKVSFETTERPYSVLGLLRDHGFANSEISKLVSKVPRLLLADPEKILLPKLEFLRSLGLSGASIALAICRNPIFLTTSLKNALVPGFNLFKKELLSDEKVMNLITRSWGVLSDRVQSNIAQNLSVLRALEVP